The proteins below come from a single Gossypium raimondii isolate GPD5lz chromosome 2, ASM2569854v1, whole genome shotgun sequence genomic window:
- the LOC105787510 gene encoding pentatricopeptide repeat-containing protein At5g44230, whose amino-acid sequence MVHLSHKFSTIPINFIPKQFSKHLPQQIQSQTTPPFIPFSQRQNQRSLLESQLISALNCCTSLTQIQQIHARILRKGFEQCCYVLTKLIRILTKMEIPMDSYAKLVFNQVENPNPFLCTALIRGYCLQGLVKESVFVYSEMRKKSVLPISFTFSALFKACGVVNDVDLGRQIHGQTILIGGFGFDLFVKNSLIEMYVKLGFLGCGRKVFDELPERDLISWTELIVGYVKAGDMESAGELFSELPKKDMVAWTAMVTGYAQNAKPREALEFFERMLNEGVETDEVTLVGVISACAQLGAAKYANWIRDIVENLGFSPTRCVVVGSALIDMYSKCGSVEDAYKAFKVMEEKNVFSYSSMIAGFAMHGYAYAALELFHEMVKIGIKPNKVTFIGVLTACSHSRMVEQGRQIFESMEEKFGISPGVDHYSCMVDLLGRAGCLEEALNLAETMPLEPNGGVWGALLGACRTYSNPDIAQIAANHLFELEPNAIGNYILLSNIYASAGQWNDVLMVRKMMREKGLRKNPGCSWLETKKGVIQEFFAGDMSHPRYGEMKQVLEDLLNRLKAIGYQPNMNSIAYDVSDEEKRRILITHSEKLALAFGLLDINADFPVRIMKNIRMCEDCHSFICGVSQITRRVIIVRDNLRFHHFHDGKCSCGNFW is encoded by the coding sequence ATGGTACACCTTTCCCACAAATTCTCTACAATACCCATAAATTTCATCCCAAAACAATTCTCCAAACACCTTCCCCAACAAATCCAATCCCAAACAACCCCTCCATTCATCCCTTTCTCTCAACGTCAAAACCAACGCTCCCTTTTAGAATCTCAACTCATTTCAGCTCTCAATTGCTGCACTTCCCTTACCCAAATCCAACAAATCCATGCTCGTATCCTCCGTAAAGGTTTTGAACAATGCTGCTATGTTCTCACCAAGCTAATACGTATCCTCACGAAAATGGAAATCCCAATGGATAGTTATGCTAAGCTTGTTTTTAATCAGGTTGAGAACCCAAACCCGTTTCTTTGTACTGCTCTTATTCGTGGGTATTGTTTACAAGGTCTTGTTAAGGAATCTGTTTTTGTGTACagtgaaatgagaaaaaaaagtgttttgCCTATTTCGTTTACGTTTTCGGCTCTTTTTAAAGCTTGTGGTGTTGTTAATGATGTGGATTTGGGTAGGCAAATTCATGGTCAGACGATTTTGATTGGTGGGTTTGGGTTTGATTTGTTTGTTAAGAACAGTTTGATTGAAATGTAtgttaagttagggtttttaggatgTGGGAGGAAGGTGTTTGATGAATTGCCTGAAAGGGATTTGATTTCCTGGACGGAGTTGATTGTTGGGTATGTGAAAGCTGGGGATATGGAATCTGCAGGGGAATTGTTTAGTGAATTGCCTAAGAAGGATATGGTGGCGTGGACGGCGATGGTTACGGGGTATGCTCAGAATGCTAAGCCTAGAGAAGCATTGGAGTTTTTCGAGAGGATGCTAAATGAAGGGGTTGAAACAGATGAGGTTACTTTGGTTGGGGTTATTTCTGCTTGTGCACAACTAGGTGCTGCAAAGTATGCGAACTGGATTCGGGATATTGTTGAGAATTTGGGGTTTAGTCCTACTCGTTGTGTTGTAGTGGGATCGGCTTTGATTGATATGTACTCGAAGTGTGGTAGTGTTGAGGACGCATATAAGGCTTTTAAGGTAATGGAAGAAAAGAATGTGTTTTCGTACAGTTCGATGATTGCAGGGTTTGCTATGCACGGTTATGCTTATGCGGCATTGGAATTGTTCCATGAAATGGTGAAAATTGGGATCAAACCAAATAAAGTTACGTTTATTGGAGTGCTTACAGCTTGTAGCCATTcaagaatggtagaacaaggTCGTCAAATATTTGAATCTATGGAGGAGAAATTCGGGATTTCTCCAGGCGTTGATCATTATTCTTGTATGGTTGATCTTCTTGGTCGAGCGGGATGTCTAGAAGAAGCACTTAACCTTGCTGAAACAATGCCATTAGAGCCTAATGGAGGTGTTTGGGGGGCATTGCTAGGAGCATGTCGGACTTATTCTAATCCTGATATCGCTCAGATTGCCGCTAACCATTTATTTGAGTTAGAACCTAATGCTATCGGAAACTACATCTTGCTTTCTAACATATACGCTTCAGCAGGGCAGTGGAACGATGTTTTAATGGTAAGGAAAATGATGAGAGAGAAAGGTCTAAGAAAAAATCCTGGATGTAGCTGGTTGGAAACCAAGAAGGGTGTAATTCAAGAGTTCTTTGCCGGAGACATGTCACATCCAAGGTACGGTGAGATGAAGCAAGTGCTCGAGGATCTTCTAAATAGGTTAAAGGCTATTGGGTACCAGCCAAACATGAATTCTATTGCTTATGATGTGAGTGATGAAGAAAAGAGACGAATACTAATCACTCATAGCGAGAAGCTAGCTCTGGCATTCGGGCTACTCGATATAAATGCTGATTTCCCCGTAAGGATTATGAAGAACATAAGAATGTGTGAAGATTGCCACTCATTTATTTGTGGTGTATCTCAAATCACAAGAAGGGTAATTATTGTAAGGGATAACTTGAGATTCCACCATTTCCATGATGGGAAGTGCTCTTGTGGTAACTTCTGGTGA
- the LOC105787511 gene encoding mitogen-activated protein kinase 7, with protein sequence MATLVEPPNGVKPRGKHYYSMWQTLFEIDTKYVPIKPIGRGAYGIVCSSINRETNEKVAIKKIHNVFENRVDALRTLRELKLLRHIHHENVIALKDVMMPIHRASFNDVYLVYELMDTDLHQIIKSPQPLSNDHCKYFIFQLLRGLKYLHSANILHRDLKPGNLLVNANCDLKICDFGLARTSRGNEQFMTEYVVTRWYRAPELLLCCDNYGTSIDVWSVGCIFAEILGRKPIFPGTECLNQLKLIINVLGSQQEADLAFIDNPKARRYIKSLPYSRGIHFSHLYPHADPLAIDLLQRMLVFDPSKRITVMEALLHPYMSGLYDPRRNPPAQVPINLDIDENMGEHMIREMVWIEMLHYHPEVLSANA encoded by the exons TACTATTCAATGTGGCAAACCCTTTTTGAGATTGATACAAAGTATGTACCAATCAAACCAATAGGGAGAGGTGCATATGGCATAGTTTGTTCATCCATCAATAGAGAAACCAATGAGAAAGTAGCCAtaaaaaagattcataatgtgtttgAGAATCGTGTTGATGCATTGAGAACATTGAGGGAATTGAAGCTTTTAAGACATATCCACCATGAGAATGTTATTGCTTTGAAAGATGTGATGATGCCTATTCATAGAGCTAGTTTTAATGATGTTTATTTGGTGTATGAGTTGATGGATACTGATTTGCATCAGATTATTAAGTCTCCTCAACCTCTTTCTAATGATCATTGCAAGTACTTCATTTTCCAG TTACTACGAGGGCTGAAGTACCTGCACTCGGCGAACATCCTTCATCGAGACTTGAAACCTGGGAACCTCCTTGTTAATGCTAATTGTGACTTGAAGATATGCGATTTCGGGCTGGCACGAACCAGTAGAGGCAACGAACAATTCATGACCGAGTATGTTGTCACTCGTTGGTACCGTGCACCGGAGCTCCTACTCTGTTGTGATAATTACGGGACTTCCATTGATGTTTGGTCGGTCGGATGCATTTTTGCTGAGATTCTTGGTCGGAAACCTATCTTCCCCGGGACGGAATGTCTCAACCAGCTTAAGCTAATCATTAATGTCCTCGGAAGCCAACAAGAGGCTGATCTTGCATTTATTGATAACCCGAAAGCCAGAAGGTATATCAAGTCACTTCCGTATTCGAGGGGCATCCATTTTTCTCACTTATACCCTCATGCGGATCCATTAGCCATAGATTTGTTACAAAGGATGCTCGTTTTCGATCCGTCTAAGAGGATTACTGTCATGGAAGCACTGCTACATCCTTATATGTCAGGATTATATGATCCAAGACGCAATCCACCTGCACAAGTACCGATCAATCTTGACATAGATGAGAACATGGGAGAACACATGATTCGAGAGATGGTGTGGATCGAGATGCTTCACTACCATCCTGAGGTTCTTTCTGCAAATGCTTAG